In Harpia harpyja isolate bHarHar1 chromosome Z, bHarHar1 primary haplotype, whole genome shotgun sequence, a single window of DNA contains:
- the ZBTB5 gene encoding zinc finger and BTB domain-containing protein 5 isoform X2 — translation MDFPGHFEQIFQQLNYQRLHGQLCDCVIVVGNRHFKAHRSVLAACSTHFRALFTVAEGDQTMNMIQLDSEVVTAEAFAALIDMMYTSTLMLGESNVMDVLLAASHLHLNSVVKACKHYLTTRTLPMSPPSDRVQEQNARMQRSFMLQQLGLSIVSSALNSTQNTEEQPNTMSSSMRSNIEQRTTFPIRRLHKRKQSSEDRARQRIRPTMDESVSDVAAESGQSVVHSREDFFSPDSLKIVDNSKADAVADNQEDNTIMFDQSFSAQEDAQVPSQSDNSGGNISQMSMASQATQVETSFDQDAASEKSNFPCENPEVSLNEKEHMRVVVKSEPLSSPEPQDEVSDVTSQAEGSESVEVEGGVVSAEKIELSPESSDRSFSDPQSSTDRVGDIHIMEVSNNLEHKSTFSISNFLNKSRGGGFGASQNSDDNIPNTTSDCRMDSDASYLMSPESGPAGGHSSATVSHVDNPFSEPADSHFVRPMQDVMGLPCVQTSGYRAAEQFGMDFPRSGLGLHSLSRAMMSSVRGGASSFPGYRRIAPKMPVVTSVRSSQLQDNSSSSQLIMNGTTSFENGHPPQPGPPQLTRASADVLSKCKKALSEHNVLVVEGARKYACKICCKTFLTLTDCKKHIRVHTGEKPYACLKCGKRFSQSSHLYKHSKTTCLRWQSSNLPSTLL, via the coding sequence ATGATTCAGCTGGACAGTGAAGTGGTGACAGCagaagcttttgctgctctgatAGACATGATGTATACTTCCACACTAATGCTTGGGGAGAGCAATGTTATGGATGTCTTGCTGGCTGCTTCTCACTTGCATTTGAACTCTGTTGTTAAAGCCTGCAAACACTACCTTACTACCAGGACGCTGCCGATGTCTCCACCGAGTGATAGAGTTCAAGAGCAAAATGCACGCATGCAGAGGTCTTTCATGCTCCAGCAGCTTGGACTGAGCATTGTGAGCTCTGCCTTAAATTCCACTCAGAACACAGAGGAACAACCAAATACTATGAGCTCCTCGATGAGAAGTAACATCGAGCAGCGCACTACTTTTCCTATCCGTCGTCTCCACAAACGTAAACAGTCTTCTGAAGATCGGGCCAGACAGCGCATCAGGCCTACCATGGATGAGTCTGTTTCTGATGTGGCTGCAGAGAGCGGGCAGTCAGTAGTTCATTCACGGGAAGATTTCTTCTCGCCAGATTCACTGAAGATTGTGGACAACTCTAAGGCCGATGCTGTTGCTGATAACCAGGAGGATAATACTATTATGTTTGATCAGTCTTTCAGTGCTCAGGAAGATGCTCAAGTGCCCAGCCAATCTGACAACAGTGGAGGAAACATTTCACAAATGTCCATGGCATCACAGGCAACGCAGGTGGAAACCAGCTTTGACCAGGATGCTGCTTCTGAGAAGAGCAACTTCCCATGTGAGAATCCAGAGGTCAGTCTGAATGAAAAAGAGCACATGAGGGTGGTGGTGAAGTCTGAACCCTTGAGTTCTCCAGAGCCTCAAGACGAGGTGAGCGATGTCACTTCCCAAGCGGAGGGCAGTGAGTCTGTTGAAGTGGAAGGAGGAGTAGTGAGCGCAGAGAAGATAGAACTGAGTCCCGAGAGCAGTGATCGTAGCTTTTCTGACCCACAGTCCAGTACTGATAGGGTGGGAGACATCCATATTATGGAGGTGTCAAATAACCTGGAACACAAATCTACTTTCAGTATCTcaaattttctaaataaaagcagAGGTGGTGGTTTCGGTGCTAGTCAAAACAGTGATGACAACATTCCAAATACCACCAGTGACTGCAGGATGGACAGTGATGCTTCTTATCTCATGAGTCCGGAGTCGGGGCCTGCTGGTGGCCATTCATCTGCCACTGTCTCTCATGTTGACAATCCATTTAGTGAGCCTGCAGATTCTCATTTTGTTAGACCAATGCAGGACGTGATGGGTCTCCCCTGCGTACAGACTTCTGGGTACCGGGCAGCGGAACAGTTCGGCATGGATTTTCCACGGTCGGGCTTGGGCTTGCACTCCCTGTCAAGGGCAATGATGAGCTCAGTAAGAGGTGGAGCTAGCAGCTTTCCCGGCTACCGCCGCATAGCCCCCAAAATGCCTGTGGTGACCTCTGTCAGGAGCTCCCAGCTGCAAGATAACTCATCCAGTTCCCAGCTGATCATGAATGGGACCACTTCTTTTGAAAACGGGCATCCACCACAACCTGGTCCGCCACAGCTGACAAGGGCATCTGCAGATGTCCTTTCAAAATGCAAGAAGGCCTTATCTGAGCACAACGTCTTGGTTGTAGAAGGCGCACGCAAGTATGCGTGCAAGATCTGCTGCAAGACATTTTTGACCTTGACAGACTGCAAGAAACACATCCGTGTCCACACAGGAGAAAAGCCTTACGCCTGCCTGAAGTGTGGCAAGCGGTTCAGCCAGTCCAGCCACCTGTATAAACACTCCAAGACAACCTGCCTGAGGTGGCAGAGCAGCAATCTGCCTAGCACTTTGCTTTAA